The segment TACTCAGCTGATAGGAAGTAGCGGCAGTAAGGTTAGTAGAATTGTAATAACTATCTGAGATATTGGTCTTGAACTCATTGTCAATGTAGATCATGGTATGATTAAAATCAATATCATCAGGATTGCTCCAGCTCCAGTTGATCCAGGTTTCACCTGTGGTTGAGATAAGACTGGAGATACTGCAAGGAGGAGTTACATCAGCAGAGGTTGTAGCGGTATCATTGATCCAGCTGGAATTGATGTTACCTGAAATATCAACAGTACGGGTACTCACCTGATAGGAAGTAGCGGCAGTAAGGTTAGTAGAATTGTAATAACTATCTGAGACATTGGTCTTGAACTCATTGTCAATGTAGATCATGGTATGATTAAAATCAAAATCTTCAGGATTCGTCCAGCTCCAGTTGATCCAGGTTTCACCTGTGGTTGACATAAGACTGGAGATACTGCAAGGAGGAGTTACATTAGCAGAGGTTGTAGCAGTATAATTGAACCAGCTGGAATTGATGTTACCTGAAGTATCAACAGTACGGGTACTCAGCTGATAGGAAGTAGCGGCAGTAAGGTTAGTAGAATTGTAATAACTATCTGAGACATTGATCTTGAACTCATTGTCAACATAGACCACAGTATGATTAAAATCAAGATCTTCAGGATTCGTCCAGCTCCAGTTGATCCAGGTTTCACCTGTGGTTGACATAAGACCGGAGATACTGGAAGGAGGAGTTACATCAGCAGAGGTTGGAGCGGTACCATTGAACCAGCTGGAATTGATGTTACCTGAAGTATCAACAGTACGGGTACTCAGCTGATAGGAAGTAGCGGCAGTAAGGTTAGTAGAATTGTAATAACTATCTGAGACATTGGTCTTGAACTCATTGTCAACATAGACCATAGTATGATTAAAATCAAGATCATCAGGATTCGTCCAGCTCCAGTTGATCCAGGTTTCACCTGTGGTTGACATAAGACCGGAGATACTGGAAGGGGGAATTTTATCGTTACCAAATGCCCCAGAAACCACAAGTGCAAATGGTTGCGGCCCTTGTGGAACATTCGTACCGTTCACTGTTATTGTATACCATCCTACAGGAGGAGATAATAATTCAACTTGCTCGACATTATTTCGATTATCAGGTTCATTTCCACCATTCCCAAAATAAGTATTATCTGAAGATGACACTGTTAAATCCAGATTGTTTACCAAAGTAATTGCTGTATAGGCTTCCGCAGGATAATCTGTCCATACGAGAGTTACCTTAAGTGGTTCAGAGCTGTTATTAATGTAGTAATTAACATCCCATGATTCCGATGTGTTCAGATAAGGAGTACTGGAAGTATCATTATAGTACATTTTTCTGGGAGATACCGGAAACAATGATTTTTCGATATCAACACGCCCCCAACCCTGCCCATCATCAGGACGTTTCTGTATCTCCTGTGCAGAACCTGTTCCGTACTGACCAGGAGTCATATTATAAGCGCCATTTATGATTGTGGCTTTAAGTAATGCAGCAGATGGTGTTGCTATGCTTTCATTTTCTACGTAATATTGCCTTACAAGTGCAGCAGAACCCGCAACAATTGGTGTAGACATACTTGTGCCCCCCATATACAGATAATCATCGTTGTAGACCCCCCATCCGGTCCCACTTGCTACGCTTGACCTTGTTGATATTATAAATGTGCCTGGTGCTACAACATCAGGTTTGATACGGCCGTCATCAGTCGGCCCTCTGCTGCTAAATGCTGCAAGTCCTTCAGGGTTGTTTGCCATGTAGTCATCATAGATAGGAGATACAGGAAACTTTAGATCACCGTAATTTGGATGCGAAGATGGGTAGGTAAAAATTTTATATGTTGTATAAGGTGGGATCATAAAAGTCGAACCTCTGCTGTTTTCAGATGCACCAACAGTAAGGCAGTTCTTTGCAGTTGCAGGCGAACCTATGGAATCAGCATCCACAATACCATCAGAATTAGTATCCTCACCATCGTTGCCAGCAGAGAAGAGTATCAGCATATCAGGATGCTCCCATGCAAAGATATCAAGGTTCCGTGAACCTGAAGTATAATTTCCATAAACAGCAGCTCCCCAACTGTTTGTGTGAATTCTTGCATTATGATCGTAGGCCTGCTGGAAAAGCTCTCCATAGTCTGCAGGAATACCTCCAAGACTACCATCTTCATCCTGAATTGCCTGGAAAACAAGTTGTGCTTCTGGTGCCATTCCTGCGAACTGACCACTGGAGTTTGCACCATTCCCAAGGACAGATCCTGCAACATGCGTGCCATGTCCATGTGTGTCTGCTGCACCATTATTAGAGAGGTCAATCAACGATAAAATTCGTCCTTCTAGATCATCATGTATGGACTCGTTGTTGAAACCCGTATCCAGACCTGTGTCAGCCACTGCAACAATCTGTCCACTACCAGTTAATCCATGTGTAGTGCGCACATAAGAAACACTGATGATATCAGCAGCAACATCATTCAATATCACAGGCTGCACATATTTCTCTATCCAGCTGACTCCGTTCAAAGCTGCAATATCGGAAATATTCTTTTTATCAATCCTGACCCGAATTATGCCTCCAGCATTGTCAACTATTTCGCCTCCAAAAGCACTGATCTCATTCAAAATTCGAGAATTGTCCTTCGTATCGAACAGCATCACAATGATATCTTCCTGACCTGATTCTTCAGAGGCAGATATAAGAACAGGGCTGACACTATATGATGGATAATAGGGACCAACCCACTGTACACAATCCAAATTTTCAACTTGTACTCTTACTGAAGGCTCCAACCGTACAATAAAAGCATTGTTTGGAACATAGTGAAAAATAGTTGCACCACTATTCCTTACATCTTGTTTCCACTCTTCAAGTACGTGACCTCTGAACTGAACAATATAGTAATCTTCGGATGAAGAAGAAGTTTCACCCATCGTTGACATACTGGAAATAGAGGGAACCTTTTCGGTGTTGAATTGTGCAGCTTTGAGCAGTATGTAGCGACCATCATTAGAAATACTGGGAATTGATCTACTGTTATCATCAACTAAGGACAAATTAGAATTCTCAGACAATGCAGTTCCCGAGGATAATGCAATTATGGAAAACATTGTTGCAATCACTAAAAGGATACCTGAAATCCATATGGTTTTGTTCCGCAACTCGATCTCCTCTTATTAAAAAGCAGTAATCACAATACATTTCTATAACAGTGGGTCAGGTTAAGTAAATTAGTTATTTCTATACTTTCAAAACCATATATAATATTTCATGAACACTTTCACACTAAAAGTGATCAAACTTTGAAATCATAGCTCAATCCATTCTTTATTATTGTTAATAATAGATGAGAGATTTCCATAATTTCCCCCTCCATTAAGCATTGTATCAATTTATACTGAGTGGGTTTCATTTACCCTTATCATGGGGTTCATTCTTAGCATCTTTGCCGGAGATATCCTTTGCTGCATTTCTATCTGCAATCTTTTCAGAAGCATTATCCTCTCCAACTTGCTTGTCATTCTGGATACCCCAACCATTCCCAACTGATCCGATATTTTCTTCTTTTGTCGTACCATAATAAGAACTGTATAACACCACAAGCACCATAAGTATCGGTATTGCAAAAGTCAACATATTTAGATCCGACAGATCTGCTTCTTCGGCGCCACTTCTATCAGTGTTTTCATTTCCTTCCGAAGCCATATCAGACCCATCATTTAAAGGATCGGAATCCATTCCATCTTCAGCAACTGAATCATCACCAACATCTGAAGAAACAGGTTCGTTCTCTATATATTCAACTATTGCAAAATGTGTGCGTATTTCATTTGAGGTATTCGCCTCATAGTAGACGTACTCAGCATCCTCATATGTCTTTTCTGTGGGCAAAATATCCCAGTTCCCACTGTGATAGATGCTTAATTTTACAGATTGTTCGGAAACCTCATTATCTTCCAGCCAGGTGCGATTCACCCTGAATCCTACCTCAGAACTTACCAGCCTGTGCTGAAGTTTACTATCGCCAACCCAGATATTGATATTCTTATAAACAGTTCCTTCCGGAGGGGTTGATACCATCGAAGAAGTCGATTTTAGACATTCCACTATTGCTTCTACATTACCTACATTCAGGTCTGTTGTTATATTGATATAAGTGATGTCAAGGGCTTCGTTCCTGAATGTAAATGATTTTTCAAGTTCCCTTAGCACATATATTGATCTGGCATCCTTTTCATCTATGTTCTCAAAGGCTTCAGCCGTAGCATTGCCTGCTAACAAGGATAGAGATAACGTTGTGATAATTAAGATAAAGAAAAACCAAGTGGTTTTATTCTGCAACTCAATCCTCCCCTCATATTAACAAAGAAGTACCCACTTCACATTCTTGTAACTTTAGATAGATATAGTTTGCAATTAAATCTATGTTATCAAAACCATATATATTCTTTCATAAAAAATAATTTTTAAATAATATCAACATGCTCAGCACCATTTCTCTAAAGATACAAATTCAAATTAACGTGAATTCAACGTCTTAAAAATAAGTAAATTAAGAAAACATCACTTCATAGAACCAGATTACCCCTACCAAAAAACCAAAAAGAATATCATCATAAAATAACACATAATTACCTATGAGTGGGGAGATCAAATGGTATCGTGTGCCTGTGGATGAGGTCCTGACATTACTGGATACAGATAAAGATGGTATTACTGATGAAGAGGCACAGATCCGTCTTTCAAAGTATGGGTTCAATGAAGTTGAAGTAAAGGAAAAAGAGAGTTCAATCCATCGTTTTGCAAGGCAGTTCGCAAGTCCGCTCATATATGTCCTCCTTGCTGCTTCACTTGTCACATTCATTCTTGAGGAATATGCGGACATGGCAGTTATCCTTGGAGTTGTCCTTGCCAATGCGGTCATAGGTTTCATACAGGAAAGAAATGCTGAAAATGCCCTTGAGTCCCTTGCAAAGATGCTGGTTCCCGAGACCAGTATACTCAGGGATGGAAAGAGAATGATAATACACAGCAGGGAACTGGTTGCAGGTGACATTGTACTTCTGGAGGCAGGTAACAGGATACCTGCGGACCTGCGACTGATGTACGTGAAGAACCTGCGTATCGATGAATCCATGCTCACCGGGGAATCAACGGCTGTGGAGAAAATTATAGACTCCATCGAAACAAAAAGCATTCCCATAGCAGAGCAGAAAAATATCGCCTTTGGAGGCACACTTGTCACCCAGGGAAGTGGACTTGGAGTTGTGGTTGCAACTGGTCCTGAAAGTGAGATCGGAAAAATATCCGAACTGATCCGTAAAACGGAGAATATATCCACACCTCTTGTCAGAACAATAGACCAGCTGGCAAAAACACTTGCCATCGTTATCCTTGGTCTTTCAATATTCACTTTTATCGTCGGTAAGCTCAGGGGTTTTGACAATCTTGATATCTTCTTTGCCTCTGTGAGCCTTGCAGTTGCAGCTATCCCTGAAGGACTGCCTGCCCTCATTACCATCTCACTGGCATTCGGGATCAAAAGAATGGCATCCCGAAATGCCATAATCCGTACAATGCCTTCTGTGGAAAGCCTTGGCTCGGCCACTGTCATCTGCTCTGATAAGACCGGTACACTTACCAAGAACGAGATGACGGTCAAAAGGATATATACTCTTGAAGGCGAGTTCGATGTGACCGGTGTCGGTTACAACACAGAGGGAGATTTCGAATTAGAAGGAAAAACGACCGATCCGATGGAACATCCGGCATTAATGAAAACACTCAAGGCCGGAACACTTTGCAATGATGCATACCTGAGGGAAGAAGGCGGAATCGATGGAGACCCTACCGAAGGAGCACTTCTTGTATCTGCTGCCAAAGCCGGAAAATTCTACATGCAAAGAGTTGATACCATTCCATTTGAGTCCGAGGAAAGGTACATGGCAACACTTCATCAGGACGAGGACAAGAACAGCTGGATATATGTGAAAGGATCACCGGAAAAGCTGGTAGAACTTTGCAGCCATCAGTTCAACGGTAAAGAACTTTCGCCTATTGATCCTGAAATGTACCTTGAAGCTGCCGAGAAAATGGCTTCTGAGGGTCTGCGGGTGATCGGAACAGCCTACAGAAAGCTGGAATGGGGAAAAGATGAGATCACAGAAGAGGATGTAAAGGACCTGATTTTCCTCGGCCTTCAGGGCATGATAGATCCACCAAGGGAAGAAGTAAAAACATCGATCTTCAAGTGCAACAACGCCGGTATCAGGGTTATAATGATCACTGGAGACCACATCCTTACCGGACACACCATTGCCAGGCAGCTTGGTATACGAACAAATGGTGCTTTGTCAGGAAGCGATATCCAGAAGATGTCAGATGAGGAGCTTACGGAGACCCTCAAAACGGTCTCTGTCTTTGCAAGAACATCTCCTGAAGATAAATCCAGAATTGTTGGCCTGCTTAAGCAGCAGGGAGAGGTTGTGGCAGTTACCGGCGACGGGATCAACGATGCACCTGCACTTGAGAACGCTGACATTGGCGTTGCCATGGGAAGAACAGGCACCGAAGTTGCAAAGGATGCATCGGATATGGTGCTTGCAGATGACAATTTTGCATCTATTGTGAATGCAGTGGAAGAAGGAAGGAATGTCTACAACAAGATACAGAAGGTCATACTCTGGACATTGCCGACTAATGCTGCAGAAGGGCTGGCCGTTCTTGCAGCCGTGATCCTGGGACTGAAGAACCCACCGTTGATCCCATTACACATCCTATGGATAAATACGATAACGGCATTGGGGCTGGGAGTTCCCATCACACTTGAACCCATGGAAAAGAAACTGCTTAACAGGCCACCAAGGCCACCGAAAGAGCCGCTTCTACTGCCGGTAATAAAGCAAAGGATAGTCGCGGTGGCATTACTGGTGGTGACCGCCACGTTCCTGCTTTATTTCTTCGAGATGATGCAAAACGGCAGGGATAGCAACACTGCCCAGACGATCGCACTCAATACGATAGTTTTCTTTGAGATATTCTACCTATTCAGCTGCAAATCAATACATGAGAACGTATTCAGGGATCTTTTATCGAACAAGTTTATGCTGGCCGGTATCGCACTGGTCCTTTCCCTGCAGGTATTCATCACATATAGTCCTACTATGAATTCGATACTCCGGACAAGTCCTCTTGAAATTATGGACTGGGTGATAATAGCACTTACATCAAGCTCTGTATTCTTCCTGATAGAGCTGGATAAATATATAAAAAATAAAAGGAAAACGGATCAAGTGAGCAATTGAAAAAACAGGATGTTGATCCGTTGTCTGGCCATTTAAAGATGGAAGAGAGAGGAAGTCAATCCTCGTCGCCACAGCAACTACAGGAAACATTTCCTTTGAGAATCTCCCTCCAGTCCCCGATGACATCATGTGTCCAGCAGTCATCGGCACCTGCAGCTTCTCTCATTGTCAGGGCAAAGATATACGAGAGTTCCTTTACAGTGGCACCTGCTTCGAGAGCACCTTTGAAATGCTTGAGTACACAGGGCTTTGACCTTGCTTTGATGGAAAGGGCAAAACAGATGAACTGATAGGTCTTTTCGTCTATTGTTCTGGTATCGGCATATAACTTGTCGATCTCATCCAGTTTTTCAGTAAATTCCGGGAAGAATTCTTCTAGCATTCTCATTTTGATCCAATCCTTATTTTTCTGTTATGATAGAGTACCAATATTCTACCAATAGTCAAAATAAGAATGGACAATATGAGCATTTAATAGCTACGCTTCAAATAATGTTGAAATGCTTTTGTAAAAAAGAGATAAAAAGTGAAAAAGAGATATTAAATCTTATTTCTTTTTCAGCTTTGCGAGCTTCTTCTTAGCGGCTCCATCACCGGCAGCTGCTTTTTCTTCAAGCTCAGCAAGTTTCTCTTTCTTCTTTCCGCTTTTCCTTGCCAGATCCTTCTTAGACATTGCCATAGGGTGCTTATTTTGAAGTCCAAACTATATAAAATGATGGCATTCGATTCTGATATGGATTTTTTTATACTTAGGATCAGAAACTTTAAAGTTTAAGAACAACACACTTAATGTATGGACAGATACCGGATAACATCCATAAATCGTCCACTGGACCCGGATTATCCTACCAACCGCCTTATCTTGCTGATATGCCTGATTGTCCTTATCATTTCTTCACTCTTTCATTTTGCTTCTAACAAAGATGTCATCGCTGCAGCTATATATGGCTTAAAGGCAGGCATATCCGTATTTCTGGTCTGGGCCATCTCTAGAGAGATCGATCCTGACCATGAGATAGCAGCCTTTGCTCCTGTTTTACTTTCACTCATCCCTGCAATGATCTATGGAATGCAGCCATTGCTTGCCCTGTATTGGCTTCTTCTCATATTACGCATAGTGAACAGGTCAACCGGATCAAAAGCAGGGATACTGGACATCATGGCTGCATTACTGATAGGAGCGTATCTCTCCCACGAGATATTCTGGATCTTTGGAATAATTACAGCTGCTGCCCTTTTCATTGATAGCAGGTTATCTGCTCCTGAGAAGGTTCATCTGTTCGCAGCGATAATAATGGCAGGAATCACTTTATTTATGATCCCAAAAGGAAATGAGAATGCAATTAAAGAGTTCTCAATAACAAGAATTCTGGCCCTCATTTCCATGACATTTTTGTTTTTGCTTCCTTTAATCAGCTCGGAAAAGATCAAAAGCAAAAGTGACCGGACCAGTGAACCTCTTGAAAAAATAAGAGTTAAACTTGCAATGGTAATATTCCTGCTGACTGCAATAACTTTTACTTTGATAGATACCGATCACAACGGATCCTGGGCTGTACTGTGGTGTATTGCAACAGGAATAGGGTTATACCGACTTTTTATCAGGAATATATCTAGTGACTTCCACTAAATATATCGAGGATTGCAAAACATTTCAAGTTGCAGCGCCATCAAATATTTATACACATGATTTTATAATTGGGATATATAACTGAACCCCTGATAATTATGATCGAACTTATCAAAGCAATGATCCTGGGATTTACCATCGGCGTTTCTGCTGCACTGATCCCCGGACCCATGATGTTTGCCACAATTGGATTGTCTCTTGAAAAAGGATGGCGTAGCGGTCCATTTGTCTTCATTGGACACTCACTGGTAGAGATAGCCCTGATACTCCTGATAATCGGAGGAATATCCTCCCTGATCGGAAATGATACAATTGCCTACATGT is part of the Methanococcoides methylutens MM1 genome and harbors:
- a CDS encoding PGF-pre-PGF domain-containing protein; protein product: MRNKTIWISGILLVIATMFSIIALSSGTALSENSNLSLVDDNSRSIPSISNDGRYILLKAAQFNTEKVPSISSMSTMGETSSSSEDYYIVQFRGHVLEEWKQDVRNSGATIFHYVPNNAFIVRLEPSVRVQVENLDCVQWVGPYYPSYSVSPVLISASEESGQEDIIVMLFDTKDNSRILNEISAFGGEIVDNAGGIIRVRIDKKNISDIAALNGVSWIEKYVQPVILNDVAADIISVSYVRTTHGLTGSGQIVAVADTGLDTGFNNESIHDDLEGRILSLIDLSNNGAADTHGHGTHVAGSVLGNGANSSGQFAGMAPEAQLVFQAIQDEDGSLGGIPADYGELFQQAYDHNARIHTNSWGAAVYGNYTSGSRNLDIFAWEHPDMLILFSAGNDGEDTNSDGIVDADSIGSPATAKNCLTVGASENSRGSTFMIPPYTTYKIFTYPSSHPNYGDLKFPVSPIYDDYMANNPEGLAAFSSRGPTDDGRIKPDVVAPGTFIISTRSSVASGTGWGVYNDDYLYMGGTSMSTPIVAGSAALVRQYYVENESIATPSAALLKATIINGAYNMTPGQYGTGSAQEIQKRPDDGQGWGRVDIEKSLFPVSPRKMYYNDTSSTPYLNTSESWDVNYYINNSSEPLKVTLVWTDYPAEAYTAITLVNNLDLTVSSSDNTYFGNGGNEPDNRNNVEQVELLSPPVGWYTITVNGTNVPQGPQPFALVVSGAFGNDKIPPSSISGLMSTTGETWINWSWTNPDDLDFNHTMVYVDNEFKTNVSDSYYNSTNLTAATSYQLSTRTVDTSGNINSSWFNGTAPTSADVTPPSSISGLMSTTGETWINWSWTNPEDLDFNHTVVYVDNEFKINVSDSYYNSTNLTAATSYQLSTRTVDTSGNINSSWFNYTATTSANVTPPCSISSLMSTTGETWINWSWTNPEDFDFNHTMIYIDNEFKTNVSDSYYNSTNLTAATSYQVSTRTVDISGNINSSWINDTATTSADVTPPCSISSLISTTGETWINWSWSNPDDIDFNHTMIYIDNEFKTNISDSYYNSTNLTAATSYQLSTRTVDTSGNINSSWVNLSVNTVATKSDDSSSSSQSSSSGGGGGGSGATGEAFENIAFKDVKTENIIGGLSISYVFNDEQNPIRYINFSAVRNYQRTSTTIEVLKSRSAMVDASAPGIVYSNLNIWVGKSGFATEDNIADPVIGFSVAKDWLAENDVGEDSIILYRHSENRWNALNTGKIGEDGSYIYFEAETPGFSPFAIVADIGNGALGYDAVSTEGDHSLVNVSSTVTITEHSEEDINVTGSEETTDSESNMLFIAIVVIVVLILLSISYVYYQKTTMLDKK
- a CDS encoding carboxymuconolactone decarboxylase family protein, whose amino-acid sequence is MRMLEEFFPEFTEKLDEIDKLYADTRTIDEKTYQFICFALSIKARSKPCVLKHFKGALEAGATVKELSYIFALTMREAAGADDCWTHDVIGDWREILKGNVSCSCCGDED
- a CDS encoding PGF-pre-PGF domain-containing protein → MQNKTTWFFFILIITTLSLSLLAGNATAEAFENIDEKDARSIYVLRELEKSFTFRNEALDITYINITTDLNVGNVEAIVECLKSTSSMVSTPPEGTVYKNINIWVGDSKLQHRLVSSEVGFRVNRTWLEDNEVSEQSVKLSIYHSGNWDILPTEKTYEDAEYVYYEANTSNEIRTHFAIVEYIENEPVSSDVGDDSVAEDGMDSDPLNDGSDMASEGNENTDRSGAEEADLSDLNMLTFAIPILMVLVVLYSSYYGTTKEENIGSVGNGWGIQNDKQVGEDNASEKIADRNAAKDISGKDAKNEPHDKGK
- a CDS encoding HAD-IC family P-type ATPase; the encoded protein is MSGEIKWYRVPVDEVLTLLDTDKDGITDEEAQIRLSKYGFNEVEVKEKESSIHRFARQFASPLIYVLLAASLVTFILEEYADMAVILGVVLANAVIGFIQERNAENALESLAKMLVPETSILRDGKRMIIHSRELVAGDIVLLEAGNRIPADLRLMYVKNLRIDESMLTGESTAVEKIIDSIETKSIPIAEQKNIAFGGTLVTQGSGLGVVVATGPESEIGKISELIRKTENISTPLVRTIDQLAKTLAIVILGLSIFTFIVGKLRGFDNLDIFFASVSLAVAAIPEGLPALITISLAFGIKRMASRNAIIRTMPSVESLGSATVICSDKTGTLTKNEMTVKRIYTLEGEFDVTGVGYNTEGDFELEGKTTDPMEHPALMKTLKAGTLCNDAYLREEGGIDGDPTEGALLVSAAKAGKFYMQRVDTIPFESEERYMATLHQDEDKNSWIYVKGSPEKLVELCSHQFNGKELSPIDPEMYLEAAEKMASEGLRVIGTAYRKLEWGKDEITEEDVKDLIFLGLQGMIDPPREEVKTSIFKCNNAGIRVIMITGDHILTGHTIARQLGIRTNGALSGSDIQKMSDEELTETLKTVSVFARTSPEDKSRIVGLLKQQGEVVAVTGDGINDAPALENADIGVAMGRTGTEVAKDASDMVLADDNFASIVNAVEEGRNVYNKIQKVILWTLPTNAAEGLAVLAAVILGLKNPPLIPLHILWINTITALGLGVPITLEPMEKKLLNRPPRPPKEPLLLPVIKQRIVAVALLVVTATFLLYFFEMMQNGRDSNTAQTIALNTIVFFEIFYLFSCKSIHENVFRDLLSNKFMLAGIALVLSLQVFITYSPTMNSILRTSPLEIMDWVIIALTSSSVFFLIELDKYIKNKRKTDQVSN